The sequence CAGTAGCGAACATCTTTGTTGTCAAAGGGTTCCCGCAGGGTGTTCAGGGTAAGTCCGGTGATACAGGGATCGATGTTGACGATCCAGGGGTAATCGGTGCGGTAGCTGCGAAATCCGGGGTTGCCTAGGGCTGCCTGGAGGCTTTCTGCCGTCAGGTCACACATATCCAGCTCGTGCCTCGATTGGGCAATCACCTTGGTCTCAGGGGCGCCGTAGTAATGGAATAGGACATACCTTGGGGCTGGCTTGCCGTACAACTGCCCCACGGCAGTCCGATCCCAATCTTCCCGGCGTTCCCACAGGAACCAATAACCACCGGGATCGATTTGCTTCAGGGCATATTGACCCAGGCTTACCGGT is a genomic window of Bacillota bacterium containing:
- a CDS encoding ABC transporter substrate-binding protein translates to MEWSSPPKDVIFTIETLKANPGMSYSIELGMYVDEIYKTDDYTVVFELAEPNSRFHTYFLDRWGACRFMPKHIWEGVEDPITFNNYPPVSLGQYALKQIDPGGYWFLWERREDWDRTAVGQLYGKPAPRYVLFHYYGAPETKVIAQSRHELDMCDLTAESLQAALGNPGFRSYRTDYPWIVNIDPCITGLTLNTLREPFDNKDVRY